Proteins encoded together in one Onychomys torridus chromosome 1, mOncTor1.1, whole genome shotgun sequence window:
- the LOC118576732 gene encoding olfactory receptor 52M1-like — protein sequence MGPANKSQLSPSIFWLMGIPGLEHLHVWIGIPFCSMYIVAVVGNVTILAVVRAERSLHEPMFFFLCMLSITDLVLSTSTLPRMLCLFWMGAHDIAFDACLAQMFFIHSFTAMESGFFLAMAIDRYVAICDPLRHATILTHSRIAKMGVAVVLRGVGFFSPHPILLKQLPYCRTRIIAHTYCEFMAVVKLACVDTGATKRYSLSVASIIGSCDGFFIALSYVLILRAVFRLPSREASLKALGTCGSHVCVILVFYSTAVFTFLTHRFGHNVAPQVHIFIANMYLLVPPFLNPIVYGIRTKKIREYVLSFLTIKVS from the coding sequence ATGGGGCCAGCTAATAAGTCCCAACTCTCTCCAAGCATCTTCTGGCTGATGGGCATCCCAGGTCTGGAGCACCTCCACGTCTGGATTGGAATTCCCTTCTGCTCCATGTACATAGTGGCTGTGGTTGGGAACGTGACAATCCTGGCTGTGGTGAGAGCAGAGCGCAGCCTCCACGAACCCatgttctttttcctctgcatGCTGTCAATCACTGACCTGGTCCTCTCCACATCTACACTGCCACGCATGCTCTGTCTCTTCTGGATGGGAGCTCATGACATCGCCTTTGATGCTTGCCTTGCCCAAATGTTCTTCATCCACAGCTTCACTGCCATGGAATCTGGCTTTTTCTTGGCCATGGCTattgaccgctatgtggccatctgtgaCCCACTGCGCCATGCCACAATTCTCACCCACAGTCGCATTGCCAAAATGGGAGTAGCTGTGGTGCTGAGGGGAGTAGGCTTCTTCTCCCCACACCCCATTCTGCTCAAACAGCTGCCCTACTGCAGAACTCGAATCATTGCACACAcctactgtgagttcatggctgTGGTGAAGCTGGCGTGTGTGGATACAGGTGCCACCAAGCGTTACAGCCTCAGTGTGGCGTCTATCATTGGCTCCTGTGATGGCTTCTTCATTGCCCTCTCTTACGTTCTTATTCTCCGTGCGGTCTTCCGCCTCCCATCTCGAGAAGCAAGTCTTAAAGCCTTAGGCACCTGTGGTAGCCATGTCTGTGTAATCCTCGTTTTCTATTCCACAGCTGTCTTTACATTCCTGACGCACCGCTTTGGCCACAATGTGGCCCCTCAAGTTCATATCTTCATTGCCAATATGTACCTTCTGGTACCACCCTTTCTTAATCCCATTGTTTATGGCATTAGGACAAAGAAAATTAGAGAGTATGTTCTTAGTTTTCTGACAATAAAAGTTTCCTGA